In Necator americanus strain Aroian chromosome IV, whole genome shotgun sequence, the following proteins share a genomic window:
- a CDS encoding hypothetical protein (NECATOR_CHRIV.G14573.T1): MDRTFGARHMSIETRKSILRGIDQGMRQVELAKLFNVSRATISAFLKRVSTCGVIGATPNPGRSRMTTRVIDRNILRMSRANPSLTASDIQSELAIANQQIPSVRTVRRRLQDAGLNGRRPAKKPLISKKYRVARVKWAKEHIGSTRQQWNKVLFSDESKFNLMGSDGINSHGVGPLRRIHGSLDRYGYEKILETTMRPFALQIISRGFIFQQDNDPKHTPSYIRDWFNRRHVEVLDWPSQSPDLNPIEHLWEELEPRMKGKKARNSAEKFAQFEEAWNAIPQSCLDNLLDSMPRRCQAVIDAKGFATKY; encoded by the exons ATGGATAGAACATTTGGAGCACGCCATATGTCAATTGAAACTCGAAAGTCCATTCTTCGAGGAATCGATCAAGGAATGAGGCAAGTCGAATTAGCAAAACTCTTTAACGTCTCCAGAGCGACCATCTCCGCTTTTCTGAAAAGGGTATCAACATGTGGAGTAATTGGAGCAACGCCGAATCCAGGACGAAGCCGGATGACCACACGAGTCATCGATAGGAACATCCTTCGAATGAGTCGTGCTAATCCTAGTCTCACTGCCTCCGATATTCAAAGTGAATTGGCCATCGCAAATCAACAGATCCCATCAGTTAGAACTGTTCGAAGACGCCTACAAGATGCCGGACTCAATGGAAGGCGTCCTGCAAAAAAACcactcatttcaaaaaagtatcgCGTTGCTCGTGTCAAATGGGCTAAGGAACATATTGGTTCGACTCGCCAGCAGTGGAACAAAGTTCTATTTTCTGATGAATCCAAGTTCAATTTGATGGGAAGTGATGGTATTAA TAGTCATGGAGTCGGACCTCTTCGCCGAATTCATGGAAGTTTGGACAGATACGGTTATGAGAAGATCTTAGAAACAACAATGCGTCCATTTGCTCTTCAAATCATTAGCAGAGGATTCATCTTTCAGCAAGATAATGACCCGAAGCACACACCCTCGTATATTCGTGACTGGTTCAACCGGCGTCATGTGGAAGTTCTTGACTGGCCAAGTCAGTCTCCGGATTTGAATCCGATTGAACATTTATGGGAAGAGCTGGAACCTCGcatgaaagggaaaaaagcaagaaattctGCCGAAAAATTTGCTCAATTTGAAGAAGCCTGGAATGCTATCCCACAGTCTTGTCTTGACAATTTGTTGGACTCGATGCCACGAAGATGCCAGGCTGTTATTGATGCTAAAGGTTTTGCAACGAAGTACTAG
- a CDS encoding hypothetical protein (NECATOR_CHRIV.G14573.T2) produces the protein MDRTFGARHMSIETRKSILRGIDQGMRQVELAKLFNVSRATISAFLKRVSTCGVIGATPNPGRSRMTTRVIDRNILRMSRANPSLTASDIQSELAIANQQIPSVRTVRRRLQDAGLNGRRPAKKPLISKKYRVARVKWAKEHIGSTRQQWNKVLFSDESKFNLMGSDGIKYVRRPAGKRFHPMYQLPTVKHGGGNIML, from the coding sequence ATGGATAGAACATTTGGAGCACGCCATATGTCAATTGAAACTCGAAAGTCCATTCTTCGAGGAATCGATCAAGGAATGAGGCAAGTCGAATTAGCAAAACTCTTTAACGTCTCCAGAGCGACCATCTCCGCTTTTCTGAAAAGGGTATCAACATGTGGAGTAATTGGAGCAACGCCGAATCCAGGACGAAGCCGGATGACCACACGAGTCATCGATAGGAACATCCTTCGAATGAGTCGTGCTAATCCTAGTCTCACTGCCTCCGATATTCAAAGTGAATTGGCCATCGCAAATCAACAGATCCCATCAGTTAGAACTGTTCGAAGACGCCTACAAGATGCCGGACTCAATGGAAGGCGTCCTGCAAAAAAACcactcatttcaaaaaagtatcgCGTTGCTCGTGTCAAATGGGCTAAGGAACATATTGGTTCGACTCGCCAGCAGTGGAACAAAGTTCTATTTTCTGATGAATCCAAGTTCAATTTGATGGGAAGTGATGGTATTAAGTATGTCAGACGTCCAGCCGGAAAAAGATTCCATCCCATGTATCAACTGCCCACTGTAAAGCATGGTGGAGGAAACATTATGCTTTGA